Proteins encoded by one window of Desulfomicrobium macestii:
- a CDS encoding ChaN family lipoprotein, with the protein MRSLILPLLLAMLAGCAKPAAVTPPWVSPSPGSFLSAKAEPLSDADVVKRARPADFILMGESHTNPCDHTVQARLIEALAQSGHRFSIGLEMLPVTTQTVLDEFNARRIAAADLGEAVNWEKIWGYPYALYKPIFELAEEFDLPVIGLNIPRQTLVTFRDKGNEALSEADRNALPRRIIPASPAQKAALEMQVGLHQSMRTATAPGSDATDTPAKDAKASKAMPGKVPSMNAMAEKFYLVQALWDSMMAEQALLSRERLNRPMLILAGSGHVEHGWGIEYRLRTLEPEVACLSVMPVRDAEDFKAQADISQRPMPAEQVYFYCAAQHKSRLGMNILFEEKAMRVESVEPGSKAESAGLMAGDVLVEAAGRPLTEAMDLHFAAMAASRQNKPLKLTVKRAGQTISLTIPLAAPQD; encoded by the coding sequence ATGAGAAGCCTGATCCTGCCCCTCCTGCTGGCCATGCTTGCCGGATGCGCAAAACCGGCGGCGGTGACTCCCCCATGGGTCTCCCCGTCGCCGGGATCCTTTCTCTCGGCCAAGGCCGAGCCCCTGAGCGACGCAGACGTCGTGAAACGGGCCCGGCCCGCCGACTTCATTCTCATGGGCGAAAGCCACACCAACCCTTGCGACCACACCGTCCAGGCACGCCTCATCGAAGCCCTGGCACAAAGCGGACATCGCTTCTCCATCGGCCTTGAGATGCTGCCGGTCACGACGCAAACCGTTCTGGACGAATTCAACGCACGGCGCATCGCTGCCGCCGATCTGGGCGAAGCGGTGAACTGGGAAAAGATCTGGGGCTACCCCTACGCTCTCTACAAACCCATTTTTGAATTGGCCGAAGAATTCGACCTTCCCGTAATCGGCCTGAACATCCCGCGACAAACGCTGGTCACCTTCCGCGACAAAGGCAACGAGGCCTTGAGCGAGGCCGACAGAAACGCCCTGCCACGCCGGATCATCCCGGCCAGTCCGGCCCAGAAGGCAGCCCTGGAGATGCAGGTCGGACTGCATCAGAGCATGCGTACGGCCACCGCGCCCGGCTCCGATGCCACGGACACGCCGGCCAAGGATGCCAAGGCGTCCAAAGCCATGCCCGGCAAGGTCCCTTCCATGAACGCCATGGCCGAAAAATTCTACCTCGTGCAGGCCCTGTGGGATTCCATGATGGCCGAGCAAGCCCTGCTCTCCCGGGAAAGGCTGAACCGGCCCATGCTGATCCTGGCCGGGAGCGGACATGTGGAGCACGGCTGGGGCATCGAATACCGGCTGCGCACCCTTGAACCCGAAGTCGCCTGTCTCTCCGTCATGCCCGTGCGCGATGCAGAGGATTTCAAGGCCCAGGCCGACATATCGCAGCGCCCCATGCCTGCGGAGCAGGTCTATTTCTATTGCGCGGCCCAGCACAAAAGCCGCCTCGGCATGAATATCCTTTTCGAGGAAAAGGCCATGCGCGTCGAGAGCGTGGAACCCGGCTCAAAGGCCGAATCGGCAGGACTCATGGCCGGAGATGTACTGGTCGAGGCCGCAGGTCGTCCCCTGACCGAAGCCATGGATCTGCACTTCGCGGCCATGGCCGCTTCCCGTCAGAACAAGCCGCTTAAACTCACCGTCAAGCGTGCCGGGCAGACCATAAGCCTGACCATCCCCTTGGCCGCCCCTCAAGACTGA
- the mutM gene encoding bifunctional DNA-formamidopyrimidine glycosylase/DNA-(apurinic or apyrimidinic site) lyase: MPELPEVETIARGLHTLVQGRRILEAHLLTPSVLRAGHPDSLPGRTITHVSRRAKLLLVHLDQGECLAFHLKMTGRVWIASPGQELPRHTHLVCDLEGRDRLIFEDTRRFGFFGIYKPQDLEAWSFYRSLGPEPLERSAEELAERIGTRRACVKGLLLNQTILAGIGNIYADESLFAARIHPASLASNIPPERRIVLCSELRRILLEAIAAGGSTISDYRNAYGKSGIFQDSFAVYGKKGEPCPACKKPLQAAKIAGRTSTHCVTCQKKY, translated from the coding sequence ATGCCCGAACTGCCCGAAGTCGAAACCATCGCCCGTGGCCTGCACACCCTGGTCCAGGGGCGTCGCATCCTCGAAGCGCATCTGCTCACGCCGAGCGTGTTGCGGGCAGGACACCCGGACTCCCTGCCGGGCAGGACCATCACCCATGTCTCGCGCCGGGCCAAGCTTCTCCTCGTCCATCTGGACCAGGGCGAGTGTCTGGCCTTTCACCTCAAAATGACCGGACGGGTCTGGATCGCAAGCCCGGGCCAGGAACTGCCCAGACACACACATCTGGTCTGCGACCTTGAAGGCCGGGACCGCCTGATCTTCGAGGATACGCGGCGTTTCGGATTTTTCGGAATATATAAGCCGCAAGACCTTGAAGCCTGGAGCTTTTACCGCTCCCTCGGCCCCGAACCGCTGGAGCGTTCCGCCGAGGAACTGGCGGAACGCATCGGCACGCGTCGGGCCTGCGTCAAGGGCCTGCTTCTCAATCAGACCATCCTGGCCGGAATCGGCAACATCTATGCCGACGAATCCCTTTTTGCGGCCCGCATCCATCCGGCCAGCCTCGCCTCAAACATCCCTCCGGAACGGCGTATCGTCCTTTGCAGTGAACTGCGCCGCATCCTGCTTGAGGCCATCGCGGCCGGAGGCAGCACCATCAGCGACTACCGCAACGCCTACGGCAAAAGCGGCATCTTCCAGGACAGCTTCGCGGTCTACGGCAAGAAGGGCGAGCCCTGCCCGGCCTGCAAAAAGCCCTTGCAGGCCGCAAAGATCGCCGGACGGACGTCGACGCACTGCGTTACGTGTCAGAAAAAATATTAA
- the minE gene encoding cell division topological specificity factor MinE, producing MGIFSYFRTKKNTAEVAKNRLQIIVAHERAQNGGYEFLPRLRQELMQVVQKYVHVELDDIRVDVNRDGDCEVLEFNVTLPDNKR from the coding sequence ATGGGTATCTTCAGTTATTTCCGCACCAAGAAAAACACGGCTGAGGTGGCCAAGAACCGGCTGCAGATCATCGTGGCCCACGAGCGGGCCCAAAACGGCGGGTACGAATTTCTGCCCCGTCTGCGTCAGGAGCTCATGCAGGTGGTGCAGAAATATGTGCATGTGGAACTTGATGACATCCGGGTGGACGTGAACAGGGACGGCGATTGCGAGGTCCTGGAATTCAACGTGACCCTCCCTGACAACAAGCGCTGA
- the minD gene encoding septum site-determining protein MinD, with protein MGKIIVVTSGKGGVGKTTSSASLATGLARRGMQVAVLDFDVGLRNLDLIMGCERRVVYDFVNVIQGDATLHQAMIRDKRVENLFILPASQTKDKDALRMDGVEKVLDELSARFDFVICDSPAGIEHGALMAMHFADEAVVVTNPEVSSVRDSDRVLGLLQSKTRKAKNGGNIREHLLLTRYDPERVERGEMLSVADVEEILAIPLLGVIPESKSVLAASNSGEPVILDDGSDAGQAYEDAVSRLMGEDLPHRFLTSRKKGFFARIFGG; from the coding sequence GTGGGTAAAATTATTGTTGTTACTTCGGGCAAGGGCGGGGTCGGCAAGACCACTTCCAGCGCTTCCCTGGCCACGGGCCTGGCCCGTCGAGGCATGCAGGTCGCGGTGCTTGATTTCGACGTAGGCCTGCGCAACCTTGATCTGATCATGGGCTGCGAGCGCCGGGTGGTCTATGATTTCGTCAACGTCATCCAGGGTGATGCAACCTTGCATCAGGCCATGATCCGCGACAAGCGGGTCGAAAATCTTTTCATACTTCCCGCGTCCCAGACCAAGGACAAGGACGCCCTGCGCATGGACGGTGTGGAGAAGGTGCTGGACGAGCTTTCGGCCCGTTTCGACTTCGTCATCTGCGATTCGCCGGCGGGCATAGAGCACGGGGCGCTCATGGCCATGCATTTCGCCGACGAGGCCGTGGTCGTGACCAATCCGGAGGTGTCCTCGGTGCGCGATTCCGACCGGGTGCTGGGCCTTTTGCAGAGCAAGACCAGAAAGGCCAAGAATGGCGGGAATATACGGGAACATCTGCTTCTTACACGCTACGATCCCGAGCGGGTCGAGCGGGGCGAGATGCTCAGCGTGGCCGACGTGGAGGAGATCCTTGCCATCCCGCTGCTGGGGGTGATCCCGGAATCCAAGTCCGTGCTGGCCGCCTCCAATTCCGGCGAGCCGGTCATTCTCGACGACGGAAGCGACGCGGGACAGGCCTACGAGGACGCGGTGTCCCGATTGATGGGCGAGGATCTGCCGCATCGTTTCCTGACTTCGCGCAAGAAGGGTTTTTTCGCCCGGATTTTTGGAGGCTGA
- the minC gene encoding septum site-determining protein MinC, producing the protein MSSFEIKGKVAPCTLFRPLTVDLADLGADVEERLGQTPEFFRNMAVIVDLSALGEMRNGLDLNGLVRLLRDQGMMPVGIQGGNEYHERLAPNLHLGVFPESKPAPGRAANGGASAPFGDAAAMVVDKPVRSGQQIYAKGRDLVVLAPVGQGSEVIADGNIHIYAPLRGRALAGVMGFEGARIFCKELRAELISVAGLYRVSEDLPENLHGASAQIRLSGRQLLIESL; encoded by the coding sequence GTGTCGTCCTTTGAAATAAAGGGAAAAGTCGCGCCTTGCACACTTTTCAGGCCCTTGACGGTCGATTTGGCCGATCTGGGCGCTGATGTTGAAGAACGTCTGGGGCAGACTCCCGAATTTTTCCGCAACATGGCAGTCATAGTGGACCTTTCCGCTTTGGGCGAGATGCGCAACGGGCTTGACCTGAACGGCCTGGTGAGGTTGCTGCGGGATCAGGGCATGATGCCCGTGGGCATCCAGGGCGGGAACGAGTATCATGAGCGGCTGGCACCCAATCTTCATCTGGGCGTTTTTCCGGAGAGCAAGCCTGCTCCGGGACGGGCGGCCAATGGCGGGGCGAGTGCTCCTTTTGGAGATGCGGCGGCCATGGTCGTGGACAAGCCCGTGCGTTCCGGCCAGCAGATCTATGCCAAGGGCCGCGATCTTGTGGTGCTGGCTCCCGTGGGACAGGGCTCCGAGGTCATCGCCGACGGCAATATCCATATCTACGCGCCGCTGCGCGGCCGGGCCCTGGCCGGGGTCATGGGTTTCGAAGGGGCGCGGATCTTTTGCAAGGAACTGCGGGCGGAACTGATCTCTGTCGCCGGGCTGTACCGGGTCAGCGAGGATTTGCCCGAAAACCTGCATGGCGCTTCGGCTCAGATCCGTCTGAGCGGGCGTCAGCTTTTGATTGAATCTCTTTGA
- a CDS encoding PaaI family thioesterase — MDIRHVIEQEIPYDRFLGLLVEEIRPGYARLRMPYRPEFIGDPRRPALHGGLISMLVDTCGGSAVWAACSVRDRVSTIDMRVDYLRPADPADLIAIGEVKLLGNRVGNATVQIFSANNLDVVIAEGRAVYNIRKAGAKAPDNMCIPISNP; from the coding sequence ATGGATATTCGGCACGTCATCGAGCAGGAAATTCCCTACGACCGCTTTCTGGGCCTTCTGGTGGAGGAAATCCGGCCCGGCTATGCCCGGCTGCGCATGCCCTACCGCCCGGAATTCATCGGCGACCCAAGGCGCCCGGCGCTGCACGGCGGTCTCATCTCCATGCTCGTGGACACCTGCGGCGGCTCGGCGGTGTGGGCGGCCTGCTCGGTGCGCGACCGGGTTTCGACCATCGACATGCGCGTGGACTACCTGCGCCCGGCCGACCCGGCGGATCTCATCGCCATCGGCGAGGTCAAGCTGCTGGGCAACAGGGTCGGCAACGCCACCGTGCAGATTTTCTCCGCCAATAATCTTGATGTAGTCATTGCCGAAGGGCGGGCCGTGTATAATATTCGAAAGGCAGGGGCAAAGGCTCCGGACAACATGTGCATCCCGATCAGCAATCCATGA
- a CDS encoding cysteine hydrolase, with protein MKESRLVFVLTALVFLCITPALAGTIVEEWNTVTPPTPVELKAATVSPANTAFLVLDIEERTCNTQARPRCVESAPRIGAFLARVRAAGMPVVHSLTSKGTPETILPEARPLPGEPIVQSSVDKFFNTELEAILKKLGVSNVIITGTTAEGAVLHTATGAAMRGLNVIVPVDGMSAGTLYAEQYTAWHLLNAPGTRARASLTRLDMIDITSK; from the coding sequence ATGAAAGAATCAAGACTGGTTTTCGTTTTGACAGCGCTTGTCTTCCTATGCATAACGCCCGCCCTGGCGGGAACCATTGTCGAAGAATGGAACACGGTAACGCCTCCCACGCCCGTTGAACTCAAGGCTGCGACGGTCAGCCCGGCGAATACGGCTTTTCTTGTACTCGATATCGAAGAACGAACCTGCAACACGCAGGCGCGGCCGCGCTGCGTGGAGTCCGCGCCCCGCATCGGGGCCTTCCTGGCCAGGGTCAGGGCGGCGGGAATGCCTGTGGTACACAGTCTGACCAGCAAAGGCACGCCTGAAACCATTCTTCCCGAGGCCAGGCCCCTGCCCGGAGAGCCCATTGTCCAGTCATCGGTGGACAAGTTCTTCAACACCGAGCTGGAGGCGATCCTGAAAAAGCTGGGCGTCAGCAACGTCATCATCACCGGCACCACCGCCGAAGGAGCGGTCCTGCACACCGCCACCGGAGCCGCCATGCGCGGCTTGAACGTCATAGTACCCGTGGACGGGATGTCGGCAGGAACCCTCTATGCAGAGCAGTACACGGCCTGGCATCTGCTGAACGCTCCCGGCACGCGCGCCCGGGCCAGTCTGACCAGGCTGGACATGATCGACATCACCTCGAAGTAA
- a CDS encoding PAS domain S-box protein: MHLMNPEHIQLLDALSQGAVILRDGRISHANLCFAAICNAGRETLLDRSFCDFVIPKHHDRVEKYLSRIPDEPSCSQKPIEFTLLDANGAESFVEMQARKISYQGRPAMLCSLTDITQKTKTSQKLKRILDSIPEVIMAFDREHSRIESANSATEGLYGLPADQFVGNIFHPIDLVFPEDAAKVQAFYAGLIEKEIDRIEYRIVHANGDIRWVRDEGEVIYKEQGLGRIQQIYHFIKDITDRKNDEEKLRVNEQKYRRIFQYSTDPIFVAMPDGSFVDINQAAISLFGYESREHALKGNVIDHFTDEDERKAIMSTIIQDGSITDHPTRLKTLTGETVEVVVTGGCRKNRNSGLLESYQIILHDMRAVIERTELETYRRTMGGLSDRLNNIVQAQAMQYGLMSDYIEALKSIEDGPRKEQLLARLLGKVSDSKRSLEDLRVLGEKIRKIYHAPEPPVPVPDGTGGILFDLK; encoded by the coding sequence ATGCACCTCATGAACCCCGAACATATCCAGCTGCTCGACGCCCTGAGTCAGGGAGCGGTCATCCTCCGAGACGGCAGGATTTCCCATGCCAACCTCTGCTTTGCCGCGATCTGCAACGCCGGGCGCGAGACCCTGCTCGACAGGTCCTTTTGCGACTTCGTCATCCCCAAGCATCACGACCGGGTCGAGAAATACCTGAGCCGCATTCCGGACGAGCCGAGCTGCTCCCAAAAGCCGATCGAGTTCACCCTGCTGGATGCAAACGGAGCGGAATCGTTCGTCGAAATGCAGGCCAGAAAGATCAGCTACCAGGGCAGGCCGGCGATGCTCTGCTCCCTGACCGACATCACCCAGAAGACCAAGACCAGCCAGAAACTCAAGCGCATTCTCGATTCCATCCCCGAAGTGATCATGGCCTTCGACCGCGAGCACTCGCGCATAGAGTCGGCCAACAGCGCCACGGAAGGACTCTACGGACTTCCTGCCGACCAGTTTGTCGGGAACATCTTTCACCCCATAGACCTGGTTTTCCCCGAGGACGCCGCGAAGGTTCAAGCCTTCTATGCGGGCCTGATAGAAAAGGAGATCGACCGCATCGAATATCGCATCGTGCACGCCAACGGCGACATCCGCTGGGTTCGCGACGAGGGAGAGGTGATCTACAAGGAGCAGGGCCTGGGCAGGATCCAGCAGATCTACCATTTCATCAAGGACATCACGGACCGCAAGAACGACGAGGAAAAACTGCGCGTCAACGAACAGAAATACCGGCGCATCTTCCAGTACTCCACCGACCCGATCTTCGTGGCCATGCCGGACGGAAGCTTCGTGGACATAAATCAGGCCGCCATCTCGCTTTTTGGGTACGAAAGCCGCGAGCACGCGCTGAAGGGCAACGTCATCGACCACTTCACGGACGAAGACGAACGAAAGGCCATCATGTCCACGATCATCCAGGACGGCAGCATCACCGACCACCCGACCAGGCTAAAAACCCTGACCGGGGAAACCGTGGAAGTCGTGGTCACGGGGGGCTGCAGAAAAAACCGCAACTCGGGCCTGCTGGAAAGCTACCAGATCATCCTGCACGACATGCGCGCGGTCATCGAACGCACGGAACTGGAAACCTACCGCCGGACCATGGGCGGCCTCTCGGACCGGCTGAACAACATCGTGCAGGCCCAGGCCATGCAGTACGGACTGATGTCGGATTACATCGAAGCCCTGAAATCCATCGAGGATGGCCCGCGCAAGGAGCAGCTCCTTGCACGCCTGCTGGGCAAGGTGAGCGATTCGAAGCGATCCCTGGAGGACCTGCGCGTGCTCGGCGAGAAAATCCGCAAGATCTACCATGCACCGGAACCGCCCGTACCGGTTCCAGACGGAACAGGCGGCATTCTGTTCGACCTGAAGTAA
- a CDS encoding oxidoreductase, protein MTPEIFAPFALGTYTLKNRLGVAPMTRMSAGREAIPRQDVLDFLVRRAQNGAGLIFTEAIVTDYESAQGYPGQARILTQPQIEAWKPVTEAIRAHGAVSIMQMFHCGRMAWPEINPAGRSIAPSPVTPRQLNPLTGQPYPVPDAMSHFDIAHVVNGFVETAKGAVAAGFDGVEIHGAHGYLISQFLSSYSNHRTDEYGGTLANRFRLARMIIRAVREVLPKDTLLTFRVSNWGIADMDVSLCKGAREWEELIDLIDSEPIDALSLSTYDFKARAFDTEQTMSGLTRSRTTKPLMICGKIHDRRTAQQALTEADIVLSGKSILLNPDFVEDVRQGKELPLYSSEAANVAYTTDPLP, encoded by the coding sequence ATGACACCAGAGATCTTCGCACCCTTCGCACTCGGCACGTACACATTGAAGAACCGACTTGGCGTGGCACCCATGACCCGCATGTCCGCAGGCCGGGAAGCCATTCCTCGTCAGGATGTACTGGATTTTCTGGTGCGCCGTGCCCAAAACGGCGCGGGACTGATCTTCACCGAGGCCATCGTCACGGACTACGAGAGCGCCCAGGGCTATCCCGGCCAAGCCAGAATCCTGACCCAGCCCCAGATCGAAGCCTGGAAACCCGTCACCGAGGCGATTCGTGCGCACGGGGCCGTGTCCATCATGCAGATGTTCCACTGCGGACGAATGGCCTGGCCGGAGATCAACCCTGCCGGCCGTTCCATCGCGCCCAGCCCCGTCACGCCCAGGCAGCTCAATCCACTCACTGGCCAGCCCTACCCCGTGCCCGACGCCATGAGTCATTTTGACATCGCGCATGTCGTCAACGGATTCGTGGAGACAGCCAAGGGAGCCGTGGCCGCCGGGTTTGACGGAGTGGAGATCCATGGTGCCCACGGCTACCTGATCAGCCAGTTCCTCTCCAGCTATTCGAACCACCGCACTGACGAATACGGAGGCACCCTGGCCAACCGCTTCCGCCTGGCCCGGATGATCATCCGTGCAGTGCGCGAAGTCCTGCCCAAAGACACGCTGCTCACATTTCGCGTCTCCAACTGGGGCATTGCCGACATGGACGTATCCTTGTGCAAGGGTGCCCGTGAGTGGGAAGAGCTCATCGACCTCATCGATTCCGAACCCATCGACGCCCTGTCCCTCTCGACCTACGACTTCAAGGCCCGCGCTTTTGACACGGAGCAAACCATGTCCGGCCTGACACGCTCCCGGACCACCAAGCCGCTCATGATCTGCGGCAAGATTCATGACCGCAGGACAGCGCAGCAGGCACTCACCGAGGCGGACATTGTCCTGTCCGGCAAGTCCATCCTGCTCAACCCGGACTTCGTGGAGGATGTCCGCCAGGGCAAGGAATTGCCCCTTTATTCCTCCGAAGCGGCAAACGTGGCCTACACCACCGACCCCCTGCCCTGA
- a CDS encoding phosphoribosylanthranilate isomerase, with product MTIEGLVQVAGIGSLAEGRMLLDCGADLLGFPLRLPVHATDTSEDEARAIIAELGPSFCVLITYEQDPDRLVEFCRFLNVNTVQLHADVSADTLARIRSRLPLRIFKSYVVGRESLGPARFAQVYSPVCEAFITDTFDPSTGASGATGLVHDWGVSADLVRHSPRPVILAGGLNPANVRQAIRTVRPAAVDVHTGVEAPDGTKDPVLVRAFVREARAGFAEAAGS from the coding sequence ATGACCATTGAAGGTTTGGTGCAGGTGGCGGGGATCGGTAGCCTGGCCGAAGGGCGCATGCTGTTGGATTGCGGCGCGGACCTGCTCGGTTTTCCCCTGCGCCTGCCGGTGCATGCGACGGACACCTCGGAGGACGAAGCGCGCGCCATCATCGCGGAGCTTGGGCCGTCGTTCTGCGTGCTCATCACCTATGAGCAGGACCCGGATCGACTGGTGGAGTTCTGCCGTTTTTTGAACGTGAACACGGTACAGCTTCATGCCGACGTTTCCGCGGACACCCTGGCCCGGATCAGGAGCCGTCTGCCCCTGCGCATCTTCAAGAGCTATGTCGTGGGTCGGGAATCCTTGGGGCCCGCGCGCTTCGCGCAGGTTTACTCGCCGGTTTGCGAAGCCTTCATCACCGATACGTTCGACCCCTCGACGGGAGCCAGCGGAGCGACGGGCCTTGTCCACGACTGGGGCGTCAGTGCGGATCTGGTCCGGCACAGTCCTCGTCCGGTCATTCTGGCCGGAGGCCTGAACCCGGCCAATGTGCGCCAGGCCATAAGGACGGTGCGTCCGGCCGCGGTCGATGTGCACACGGGCGTTGAAGCTCCGGACGGCACCAAGGACCCGGTGCTGGTCCGGGCTTTCGTGCGCGAAGCCCGCGCCGGATTTGCCGAGGCTGCCGGGTCCTGA
- a CDS encoding CDP-alcohol phosphatidyltransferase family protein encodes MLDTHARRLFQPLFDTMAYALGRRGIGPAAVTLSAALLGGLAAGALALGWPVLFLALLWLSGLLDAVDGTLARQGGLTSRAGAMLDIVCDRAVEALVIVAFGLRFPEARLELLVLCAAIILSLTVFLTAAAALPTSVGKSFHYQAGLAERSEGFLFFSLMAVWPSGVPEVALVFALVVLFTAGQRLRSALGFFRD; translated from the coding sequence ATGCTTGATACGCACGCCAGACGCCTTTTTCAGCCTCTTTTTGACACAATGGCGTACGCTCTGGGCCGCAGGGGAATCGGGCCGGCGGCGGTGACCCTGTCGGCCGCGCTTCTGGGTGGGCTGGCTGCGGGAGCCCTGGCCTTGGGCTGGCCAGTCCTGTTCTTGGCCCTGCTGTGGCTTTCAGGGCTGCTGGACGCGGTGGACGGAACCCTGGCCCGTCAGGGCGGATTGACAAGCAGGGCCGGGGCCATGCTGGACATTGTCTGCGATCGGGCCGTGGAGGCGCTGGTCATCGTGGCTTTCGGGCTGCGTTTTCCCGAGGCAAGGCTTGAGCTTTTGGTGCTATGCGCGGCCATCATCCTGTCCCTGACGGTTTTCCTGACGGCGGCAGCGGCCCTGCCCACGTCCGTGGGCAAGAGTTTTCACTATCAGGCCGGGTTGGCCGAACGTAGCGAGGGGTTCCTGTTTTTTTCCCTTATGGCCGTGTGGCCGTCGGGAGTCCCGGAGGTGGCGCTGGTCTTTGCATTGGTGGTACTGTTCACGGCTGGTCAACGTTTGCGGTCGGCGCTGGGATTTTTCAGGGATTGA
- a CDS encoding cation diffusion facilitator family transporter: protein MHNHSCSCGHDHHHNPDHGERGTRFVFWLTVITMAVEIFSGWIFGSMALLADGWHMASHAGAMAVAWFAYVWARKNADNPDLVFGAGKVNALAGFASAVGLILVALYMAGESLSRLFSPVPISFGPATLVAVLGLAINLVSAWWLRDEDHVHSHDHNLKAAYMHVLADALTSILAIFALLGGKYYGLNWLDPAMGIVGALVIGRWAIGLMLETGWILLDRRADKDLHADILRRIEQGGEIRVRDLYAWNVGPRRLAAHVTVEDASPRPPEFYKDLLAEVAHLEHVTVEVHSCPCPAESRDQVCPEADHA from the coding sequence ATGCACAACCATTCATGTTCCTGCGGCCATGACCATCACCACAATCCTGATCACGGCGAACGCGGGACCCGTTTCGTTTTCTGGCTGACCGTGATCACCATGGCCGTGGAAATCTTTTCCGGCTGGATTTTCGGATCAATGGCCCTCCTGGCCGACGGCTGGCACATGGCCAGTCATGCGGGCGCCATGGCCGTGGCCTGGTTCGCCTATGTCTGGGCGCGCAAGAACGCCGACAACCCCGACTTGGTCTTTGGAGCGGGCAAGGTCAATGCCCTGGCCGGATTCGCCTCGGCGGTGGGCCTCATCCTCGTGGCTCTCTACATGGCGGGCGAATCCCTGAGCCGGCTCTTCTCACCCGTGCCCATCTCCTTTGGACCGGCAACGCTGGTGGCGGTGCTGGGTCTGGCCATCAATCTGGTCAGCGCATGGTGGCTTCGCGACGAAGACCATGTACACAGTCACGACCACAACCTGAAGGCCGCCTACATGCATGTCCTGGCCGACGCCCTGACCTCGATCCTGGCCATCTTCGCCCTGCTGGGCGGAAAGTATTACGGCCTGAACTGGCTTGATCCGGCCATGGGCATCGTCGGAGCGCTGGTCATCGGGCGCTGGGCCATCGGCCTCATGCTTGAAACCGGCTGGATCCTCCTCGATCGTCGCGCGGACAAGGATCTGCATGCCGACATCCTGCGCCGCATCGAGCAGGGAGGAGAGATCCGGGTCCGCGACCTATATGCCTGGAACGTTGGACCTCGCCGCCTGGCGGCCCACGTCACCGTGGAAGACGCGAGTCCCCGTCCGCCCGAATTCTACAAGGATCTTCTGGCCGAGGTCGCGCATCTGGAGCATGTCACCGTGGAAGTGCACTCCTGCCCGTGTCCGGCGGAAAGCCGGGACCAGGTCTGCCCGGAGGCCGATCATGCATGA
- a CDS encoding MarR family winged helix-turn-helix transcriptional regulator, whose amino-acid sequence MHDLEQLSDLIIEFYEKLSSWEQAVVRDSAITLPQMHTLEILGQQSPLRMKELAAKMGVTTGTLTVGVDRLEKLGLVARIPHETDRRSILVTLTEAGQELYREHHAHHLHLTRDLQSALTPEETAQLRAILPKLTQAL is encoded by the coding sequence ATGCATGATCTTGAACAACTAAGCGATCTGATCATCGAATTCTACGAAAAACTCTCTTCCTGGGAACAGGCCGTGGTCCGTGACTCGGCCATCACCTTGCCGCAGATGCACACCCTTGAAATCCTGGGTCAACAGTCCCCCCTGCGCATGAAGGAGCTCGCGGCCAAGATGGGCGTTACCACCGGAACCCTGACCGTGGGGGTGGACCGCCTGGAAAAACTGGGCCTGGTGGCGCGCATCCCGCACGAGACGGACCGCCGCTCCATCCTCGTGACCCTGACCGAGGCCGGGCAGGAACTTTATCGCGAGCACCACGCCCATCACCTGCACCTGACCCGGGATCTGCAATCGGCCCTGACCCCGGAAGAGACGGCGCAGCTGCGCGCCATCCTGCCCAAGCTGACACAGGCGCTATGA